In Kordia antarctica, the following proteins share a genomic window:
- a CDS encoding AAA family ATPase: MEKNIKQQHRSSLKIVVFGPESTGKTTLAKQLAAHYNAAFVPEYARIYAEAKQQKGEKLTSEDVVPIAKGQLRLECKASENRLLICDTDILSTITYARLYYPEFKSETLKKYAEKNTAAFYFLTYIDTPWEADGIRDLPHKREEAFLEFQQTLKTYNQPHILLKGSIEARFQKAIAELDKRLKAY, encoded by the coding sequence ATGGAGAAAAACATTAAACAACAACATAGAAGCAGCTTAAAAATAGTCGTATTTGGACCTGAATCAACAGGGAAAACAACGCTAGCCAAACAATTGGCAGCACATTACAATGCTGCTTTTGTGCCAGAATATGCTCGAATCTACGCGGAAGCGAAACAACAAAAAGGCGAAAAACTAACCTCAGAAGATGTAGTGCCGATTGCGAAAGGACAATTGCGTTTAGAATGCAAAGCTTCGGAAAACCGACTCTTAATTTGCGATACGGACATTCTATCAACGATTACGTATGCACGTTTATACTATCCTGAATTCAAAAGTGAAACGCTAAAAAAATATGCAGAAAAAAATACGGCAGCTTTCTATTTTTTAACCTATATTGATACACCTTGGGAAGCAGATGGAATTCGCGATTTGCCTCACAAACGAGAAGAAGCATTTTTAGAATTTCAGCAAACCCTAAAAACCTATAACCAACCTCACATATTGCTCAAAGGAAGTATCGAAGCACGATTTCAAAAAGCAATTGCAGAGCTTGACAAACGACTAAAAGCGTATTGA
- the pnuC gene encoding nicotinamide riboside transporter PnuC produces the protein MNQLFEFFLEPYKDAIRLDIFLEITAALFGIASVWFAKKEKIWVYPTGIISTLIYIYLCYKFILYGDMIINVYYSIMSLYGWYLWTRVRESTKLEISRTSFLDKLKTIFIFLFTAIFTYVVYIQYEIIDDTLGFNETFDLIKANVGSIAEIRTITPYLDMFTTGIFFAGMWLMAKKKIENWLFWIFGNIISIPLYFVKGLGFTAIQFTIFLILAIFGYIAWRKTLNNNIEAA, from the coding sequence ATGAACCAACTTTTTGAATTTTTCTTAGAACCATACAAAGATGCTATTAGGTTAGACATCTTTTTAGAAATTACCGCAGCATTATTTGGAATTGCGAGTGTTTGGTTTGCTAAAAAAGAGAAAATTTGGGTATATCCAACAGGAATCATTAGTACGCTAATTTACATCTATCTCTGTTACAAATTCATATTATATGGCGATATGATTATTAATGTGTATTACTCCATTATGAGTTTATATGGTTGGTATTTGTGGACGCGTGTTCGCGAAAGTACAAAGCTAGAAATATCAAGAACGAGTTTTTTAGACAAACTAAAAACGATTTTCATCTTCCTATTTACGGCAATTTTTACGTACGTTGTATACATTCAATACGAAATAATTGATGACACATTAGGATTCAACGAAACGTTTGATTTAATAAAGGCAAATGTAGGTTCTATTGCAGAAATCAGAACCATTACGCCATATTTAGATATGTTTACTACGGGAATTTTCTTTGCAGGAATGTGGCTGATGGCAAAGAAAAAAATAGAAAATTGGCTATTTTGGATTTTCGGAAACATCATATCAATTCCGTTGTACTTTGTTAAAGGACTCGGATTTACGGCGATACAATTCACAATTTTCTTAATTTTAGCCATCTTTGGATACATCGCATGGAGAAAAACATTAAACAACAACATAGAAGCAGCTTAA
- a CDS encoding IS3 family transposase, protein MFYSLNELYKTIGISKQAVFQYQKRQEIFDTKLVQLVMEADELREEHPGCGVEKMYYSLAPDFIGRDRFVETMMQLGYRLKRKKNYKRTTIAGKIYYPNLIKGMQVNAPNIIWQSDITYIKVDGKHYYAVFIIDVYTKEIVGYSVTDHMRATANVKALQMALRVHPPPKFHHSDRGSQYTYKGYIKILNQNNTMISMATSAQDNAYAERINRTIKEEYLNYWKPKSFTQLKRMIKKAVNNYNEKRLHNNIERRIPTQFRTNFSLLASQQRKVITIFNNEILT, encoded by the coding sequence ATGTTTTATAGTTTAAATGAGTTATATAAAACCATCGGCATCAGTAAACAAGCGGTATTTCAGTATCAAAAGCGTCAAGAAATTTTTGATACTAAGTTAGTACAGCTAGTTATGGAAGCAGATGAGCTACGAGAGGAACATCCGGGTTGTGGGGTTGAGAAAATGTATTATAGTTTAGCACCAGATTTTATTGGTAGAGATCGTTTTGTAGAAACAATGATGCAGTTAGGGTATCGTTTAAAGCGAAAGAAGAATTACAAACGAACCACTATTGCAGGTAAAATCTACTATCCAAATCTTATCAAAGGCATGCAGGTTAATGCGCCCAATATTATTTGGCAGAGTGATATTACCTATATTAAAGTAGATGGAAAACATTACTACGCTGTTTTTATTATAGATGTTTATACCAAAGAAATCGTTGGTTATAGTGTTACAGATCATATGAGAGCTACCGCTAATGTAAAGGCATTACAAATGGCTTTAAGAGTACATCCGCCACCGAAGTTTCATCATTCTGATAGAGGTAGTCAGTATACATACAAGGGATACATTAAGATATTAAATCAAAACAATACAATGATAAGCATGGCGACAAGCGCACAAGATAATGCATATGCAGAGCGTATAAATAGAACCATCAAAGAAGAGTATCTTAATTACTGGAAGCCTAAAAGCTTTACTCAACTAAAAAGAATGATTAAAAAAGCAGTCAATAATTACAATGAAAAAAGATTGCACAATAATATTGAGAGAAGAATACCTACTCAATTTAGAACAAACTTTTCTTTGTTGGCTAGCCAACAAAGAAAAGTTATTACTATTTTTAACAATGAAATATTAACCTAA
- a CDS encoding transposase, protein MKANLRSVRKHRKYSIEFKKQLVLEFESGKHSVPELEKLHGISNSAIYRWVYKFSNFNQKGYRVVEHKSSSTRKVKSLESKIKELEAALGRKQIMVDYLETMMEVAKEELNIDIKKNFNTSPSKSSPKNK, encoded by the coding sequence ATGAAAGCAAATTTAAGAAGTGTCCGTAAACATCGTAAGTACAGTATTGAATTTAAGAAACAACTAGTTTTAGAATTTGAGTCAGGTAAACATAGCGTTCCTGAATTAGAAAAACTTCATGGGATTTCCAATTCAGCTATTTACAGATGGGTTTATAAATTTTCTAACTTTAACCAAAAAGGATATCGCGTAGTGGAACACAAATCAAGTAGTACTAGAAAAGTAAAGTCTTTAGAATCAAAGATCAAAGAGTTAGAAGCCGCTTTAGGTCGTAAACAGATTATGGTAGATTATTTAGAGACGATGATGGAAGTCGCTAAAGAAGAACTTAATATTGATATCAAAAAAAACTTCAACACCTCACCATCCAAAAGTTCACCAAAAAACAAGTAG
- a CDS encoding geranylgeranylglyceryl/heptaprenylglyceryl phosphate synthase translates to MNQSKTMYAAIIQAKKENRKLLAVLIDPEKIKIAHIPAFFKKIHESIITHVFVGGSTDEGNQLETVVKTIKQHTKLPVLIFPGSHEQITEAADGILFLSLLSGRNPTYLIEQQVQSVAKLINSTLEIIPTGYILIDGGVETAVQRVSKTQPISQEAETEILHTALAGQFSGKKLIYLEAGSGAKKMVKPEIIKKVSSQLQIPLIVGGGIKSKTQLNAAFNAGADLVVIGTAFEENEGFLEELKR, encoded by the coding sequence ATGAATCAATCAAAAACGATGTACGCAGCAATCATTCAAGCAAAAAAAGAGAATAGAAAACTATTGGCAGTTTTGATTGATCCTGAAAAAATAAAAATCGCACACATTCCAGCATTTTTCAAAAAAATACACGAATCTATCATTACGCATGTATTTGTTGGCGGAAGTACAGATGAAGGAAATCAGCTAGAAACTGTTGTAAAAACGATCAAACAACATACAAAATTACCTGTATTAATTTTTCCTGGAAGTCACGAGCAAATCACGGAAGCAGCAGACGGAATTCTATTCTTATCATTACTTTCTGGACGAAATCCAACATACTTAATAGAGCAACAAGTGCAATCGGTTGCAAAACTTATCAATTCCACCTTAGAAATCATTCCAACAGGATACATTCTAATAGATGGCGGCGTGGAAACGGCTGTACAACGTGTGAGCAAAACGCAACCAATATCGCAAGAAGCGGAAACTGAAATTTTGCATACCGCTTTGGCGGGACAATTCTCAGGAAAAAAACTCATCTATCTAGAAGCTGGAAGCGGCGCTAAAAAAATGGTCAAGCCAGAAATAATAAAAAAAGTATCAAGTCAATTACAAATTCCGTTAATTGTCGGCGGCGGAATCAAATCAAAAACCCAACTAAATGCAGCTTTCAATGCTGGCGCAGATTTAGTCGTTATCGGAACTGCTTTTGAAGAAAATGAAGGTTTCTTAGAAGAGTTGAAGAGATAA